From Candidatus Neomarinimicrobiota bacterium:
AACACTGGTCCGAATACAATGAAGTCCTTGATTTGGATCCCACCTCTTATACTCCTTTGGATCCTTTTGGAAATCTTCGTGTCTACAATGGTGATGAGTTCTGGGATCATGGTGATGCACCGTATTGGTATGATTACTTCAGTAAAAACTATTCTTTTGAAGCAGATATTACATGGCAACCCAATACACGGCATACAGTCAAAGGGGGATACAATCATCGTAAAACTGATATGCAGGTCATAGATATCTATAAACCTTGGGCAGGCAGTGGTTCAGGTTTGGGTGAATCCTTCGATTATTATACCGTATCACCATCAGATGGAGCCTTTTATATCCAGGATAAAATTACGTTTGAAGGTATGATTGCCAATATAGGACTGCGCTATGATTACTGGATTATCGGGGAATATGTGGAAGATATTGTGAATAATCCCGATATCCTTACCATTACCCCTGAAGGGAAAAAACGCTTTATAAATGAAACGTTCAATCTTCTGGGGCGGAGAGCCAAGGGTCACTTAAGCCCGCGTCTGGGAATCAGCCATCCGGTTACTGATAACGATGTCCTGTATTTTAATTATGGTCATTTCAGTCAATTACCAACCTACAACTATGTTTATGCCAACCTCACAAGCCGTTCGGAAAATCCCTATTCCCTCATAGGGAATCCCAATTTGAATCCTAAGACAACAGTCGCCTATGAATTGGGCATTAAACATAAATTTTCAAAATCCACGGCTATCGAATTCAAAGCTTATTATAAAGATATGTTCGATTACGAAACCTCACAACGGATTACCAGTTTTAATCCCCTTGTGGGGAATTACAGCATGCTGATCTACATTAATGCTGATTATGCCCGGTCCAGGGGTATAGAAATCACTTTTCGCCGCCTGTACGGACGGTATTTTTCCGGTGATGCATCCTTTTCATACGCTATCAGTACAGGAAAATCATCAAGGCCGGATGATAATTTGCTGATTGAAGCAGGCATGCTTTCTCAAAAACCCCTTTCAGAAAATTACCTTTCGTGGGATGAACCCTTTCGACTTCGTGGAAATCTTCGGTTTAACATGTTTGAAGACACACCTCCCAGGCTTTTCGGTATGAGAATCCCCAACAATTGGAAACTGAATATCCATTTTGATGCCCAGTCAGGCCAGCGATATACACCCAGTGTTGCCACAGACACTATTCAGGTTGAAGATGGAACCTGGATTTTTCTGGGTACCTCCATGTCGGATAATCCATACGGAGCTATCGCTGATCCTTTTGTAACAATCGATGTTAAATTTACCAAGGAATATTATTTTAAATCCTTCCGATATGGATTTTACATTGATGCTCAAAATGTGTTCAACCATAAAATTCCCAGAAGAATAAACCCCTTTACCGGCAAGCCCTATGATCCCGGTGAAATTATATCCTATGTCTACTTAGGCGGCAGAAATCCGAATTATGATCCATCACGGTATTATGTTCCCAGACAGGTGTCTTTGGGTGCGTTTTTAATGTTTTAAATCATTAGCTGACGGAATACAATGAAACGAAAACATATCATATTAACACTCCTCATTCTCACAACCACACTCCATGCCGGAGGATTATTGCCTCAGCTGGGCGGACAACGTGCCGGTACATCATCTCTGACATTCCTGAAAATAAAACCCAGTGCAAGAGCATCCGGTATGGCCGGGGCTTTTACTGCTATTGCCGGAGATGCATCAATCATACAATACAATCCGGGAGGACTTATTCAGCTTGAAAATCCATCCGTTACGTTCAGTCATTTGGATTGGTATGCCGATATTGATTTTGAATATTTTGCCGTGAGTTATCCATTTCGTAATTGGGCCTTAGGCTTTGAAGCAGGTACTCTTCACATGCCTGCCATGGAAGTGACTACAGAATATAAACCCTATGGTTCCGGAGAATACTTTACCTTCACCGATTATTTTGCCGGTCTTTCCTTCTCCCGAAAAATGAGTGAACGGTTCAGTTTCGGCATTTCAGGGCGTATCGCCCGGGAAGAATACCTGAATTTTAAAAGCACAAATATTCTCATGGACTTAGGGACCTATTATTTTACCGGTTTTAAAGACCTGAGAATTGCTGTTGCTTTTT
This genomic window contains:
- a CDS encoding TonB-dependent receptor, with the translated sequence MKHTIIIKILLFIVLSTSLVYAATIRGTVTDADTGEPLPGANIILKGTYYGAASDVDGTYVIPNVSSGSYDLEVSMMGYTVQIHGGIDVSKRETRVLNIQLKPTVLALGQEVTVIGERPIIDADATGSSVNVSASDLENSIVESVSDIVAQQTGVSKSGDNEIHIRGGRVDEGQFIVDGLSIKDPLTGATNSLYVNPNAIEELEFITGGFNAEYGQAMSGIIDIKLKEGAKQLEGSARYKTDKILSDNFNTDNIEFTLGGPLFRNNEKIPGNFSYFLSGYLYLTDTYLPTAGPLYPYREWTDIFVSREENNFSGMVKLSWLITPKHKFAVSYNHSANVDRDYDYAYKEIMDNYPTTTRESQVVNIIWTHTLNSHLFYNMNLGYFYTGKHDAVKNKHWSEYNEVLDLDPTSYTPLDPFGNLRVYNGDEFWDHGDAPYWYDYFSKNYSFEADITWQPNTRHTVKGGYNHRKTDMQVIDIYKPWAGSGSGLGESFDYYTVSPSDGAFYIQDKITFEGMIANIGLRYDYWIIGEYVEDIVNNPDILTITPEGKKRFINETFNLLGRRAKGHLSPRLGISHPVTDNDVLYFNYGHFSQLPTYNYVYANLTSRSENPYSLIGNPNLNPKTTVAYELGIKHKFSKSTAIEFKAYYKDMFDYETSQRITSFNPLVGNYSMLIYINADYARSRGIEITFRRLYGRYFSGDASFSYAISTGKSSRPDDNLLIEAGMLSQKPLSENYLSWDEPFRLRGNLRFNMFEDTPPRLFGMRIPNNWKLNIHFDAQSGQRYTPSVATDTIQVEDGTWIFLGTSMSDNPYGAIADPFVTIDVKFTKEYYFKSFRYGFYIDAQNVFNHKIPRRINPFTGKPYDPGEIISYVYLGGRNPNYDPSRYYVPRQVSLGAFLMF
- a CDS encoding PorV/PorQ family protein, which gives rise to MKRKHIILTLLILTTTLHAGGLLPQLGGQRAGTSSLTFLKIKPSARASGMAGAFTAIAGDASIIQYNPGGLIQLENPSVTFSHLDWYADIDFEYFAVSYPFRNWALGFEAGTLHMPAMEVTTEYKPYGSGEYFTFTDYFAGLSFSRKMSERFSFGISGRIAREEYLNFKSTNILMDLGTYYFTGFKDLRIAVAFLNFGPPTAPEGTYEYVNAEGYTEAREYEKFSPPTTFHLGSAITLLERQAVNWLVSAQLNHPVDNAEYFAFGTEVTLLKTLVLRAGFDTNKDHNPLSFGLGFKAEKWGQSLMIDYAYRDNEYLNPTQQFQISYNF